From the Synechococcus sp. HK01-R genome, one window contains:
- a CDS encoding IS256 family transposase — MTLTHSGASELALLMEGTTACDLIPEIVRRGFQDLLEAEVSAAIGAQLHERRPDERATHRSGYRERVLTTQVGDLTLAIPKLRQGSVFPNWLEPRRRVDKALYAVVMEAYTGGISTRKVDALVEALGGASGISKSEVSRICAGLDEQVKAFLGRPLDHARFPYVYLDATYLPGRLGRNLQVVSRAVVVAIGINALGYREVLGIAVGDSEAEGFWRQFLGSLKERGLNGTRLVISDAHLGLTAAIKRMFQGCCWQRCRVHFLRNLLSHVPKAGQDMVAAAMKAVFVIQAPDQVRAHWQRVTEMLRKQFPSAVPVMEAARDDVLAFLHFPQTHWRKIWSNRRNGSWSVVASSLRPPWPRFQSQKSRWSSPMVMRQIRRLQPSTESHQHLADSIQNSTIVELHIQRSGFKVDERS, encoded by the coding sequence ATGACCCTCACCCATAGTGGCGCCTCCGAGCTGGCTCTGCTCATGGAGGGCACCACCGCTTGCGACCTGATCCCGGAGATCGTGCGGCGGGGCTTCCAGGATCTGCTGGAGGCCGAGGTCTCAGCTGCCATCGGTGCGCAGCTGCACGAGCGCCGGCCTGATGAACGCGCCACGCACCGCAGCGGCTACCGCGAGCGGGTGCTTACCACCCAGGTGGGCGACCTCACCCTCGCCATCCCAAAGCTGCGCCAGGGCAGCGTCTTCCCCAACTGGCTTGAGCCACGCCGGAGGGTCGACAAGGCCCTCTACGCCGTGGTGATGGAGGCCTACACCGGTGGAATCTCTACCCGCAAGGTCGACGCTCTGGTGGAGGCGCTGGGCGGTGCCAGCGGCATCTCCAAATCCGAGGTGAGCCGCATCTGCGCTGGCCTGGACGAGCAGGTCAAGGCCTTCCTGGGCCGGCCGCTGGACCATGCCCGTTTTCCGTACGTCTACCTCGATGCCACCTATCTCCCTGGCCGGCTCGGCCGCAACCTGCAGGTGGTGTCGCGGGCCGTTGTGGTGGCGATCGGCATCAATGCCCTCGGCTACCGCGAGGTGCTCGGGATCGCCGTGGGCGACAGCGAGGCGGAGGGCTTCTGGCGCCAGTTCCTGGGCAGCCTCAAGGAGCGAGGACTCAATGGCACCCGCCTGGTGATCTCCGATGCCCACCTGGGGCTGACCGCGGCGATCAAACGCATGTTCCAGGGCTGCTGCTGGCAGCGCTGCCGGGTGCACTTCCTGCGCAACCTGCTCTCCCACGTGCCCAAGGCGGGTCAGGACATGGTGGCTGCTGCAATGAAAGCGGTGTTCGTGATACAGGCACCCGATCAGGTCCGCGCCCACTGGCAGCGGGTCACTGAGATGCTGCGAAAGCAGTTCCCCTCCGCTGTGCCGGTGATGGAGGCTGCCAGAGACGACGTCCTGGCCTTCCTGCACTTCCCGCAGACGCACTGGCGCAAGATCTGGAGCAACAGGAGGAATGGCAGCTGGAGCGTCGTCGCTTCTTCTCTGAGGCCACCATGGCCAAGATTCCAGAGCCAGAAGAGCCGCTGGAGCTCACCGATGGTGATGCGGCAGATCAGACGGTTGCAGCCATCAACTGAATCACATCAGCATCTTGCAGATTCCATACAGAACTCCACGATCGTTGAGTTGCACATTCAGCGATCAGGGTTCAAAGTGGATGAACGGAGCTGA
- a CDS encoding GNAT family N-acetyltransferase — translation MIYFFFKAICDRIIALIALLLLAPMLLAVALLVLVNLGSPVLFHQQRIGYRGKAFWLVKFRSMTDDRDSSGALLADTYRLKPFGCWLRSTSLDELPELWNVLKGEMSLVGPRPLLMRYLPFFSERELSRFKVLPGMTGYAQVQGRNLCGWDQRLAADVKYAVGYNLWIDLRILLKTAFVVTRGHGVLVDPSLSMKDLDTERAHSLHVKQVPSSKIISAGKLIQSEISDEIKDATILSAVNFPFFLKQVLLKESKLMGVFRGQEMLAAICYIVHDAFFHVNYFAVLHSERSKGIGKKLINYLKFLSGGLAVTLHVDSRNHDAIRFYSRNGFREVSRQSTCILSAHGSGRNSLEDYIQIINSEQYKVYGISHSIIDGIKVGIIDGRFVNLPSDAPPRVLEKCLMLPDYLKIRCPVSIFKSLLNERPAFVNVCATYDIILMQWTPFAGS, via the coding sequence ATGATTTATTTCTTTTTTAAGGCAATCTGCGACCGCATCATTGCTTTAATTGCTTTACTCCTTCTTGCTCCGATGCTGCTAGCAGTGGCTCTACTGGTGCTTGTGAATCTGGGATCGCCTGTTTTGTTCCACCAGCAGCGAATCGGTTACCGCGGCAAGGCCTTCTGGTTAGTAAAGTTTCGGTCAATGACTGATGATCGTGATTCATCGGGAGCTCTTTTAGCAGATACCTATCGTCTTAAACCTTTTGGCTGCTGGTTGCGTTCTACCTCACTGGATGAATTGCCAGAGCTTTGGAATGTACTCAAGGGCGAAATGAGTCTGGTGGGGCCTAGGCCACTGCTAATGCGATACCTGCCCTTTTTTAGCGAAAGAGAACTATCTCGATTCAAAGTTCTTCCTGGGATGACTGGGTATGCTCAAGTTCAGGGCAGAAATTTGTGTGGGTGGGATCAGCGTTTGGCAGCAGATGTCAAATATGCAGTTGGTTATAACTTGTGGATTGATTTGCGTATTTTACTGAAAACAGCTTTCGTGGTCACTCGGGGCCATGGCGTCTTAGTAGACCCAAGTCTCTCCATGAAAGATTTGGATACAGAGAGAGCTCATTCTCTTCATGTTAAACAAGTGCCTAGTAGTAAAATAATCAGTGCTGGAAAGCTGATTCAGTCAGAAATTTCAGATGAAATTAAAGATGCGACGATTTTGTCAGCAGTCAACTTCCCTTTTTTTCTTAAACAGGTGCTGCTCAAAGAGTCGAAGTTGATGGGTGTTTTTAGGGGGCAAGAGATGCTTGCCGCTATTTGCTATATTGTACATGATGCATTTTTTCATGTCAATTACTTTGCCGTCTTGCATTCTGAGAGATCAAAAGGTATCGGGAAAAAACTGATCAACTATCTAAAGTTTCTTTCTGGTGGTCTTGCTGTAACCCTGCACGTTGATTCAAGAAACCATGACGCAATACGATTCTATTCTCGCAATGGATTTAGGGAAGTAAGCAGGCAGTCAACTTGCATTTTGAGCGCACATGGGTCTGGCCGTAATTCATTGGAAGATTATATTCAAATAATTAATTCCGAGCAGTATAAAGTTTACGGAATTTCTCATTCAATTATAGACGGAATCAAAGTGGGAATTATTGATGGTAGATTCGTGAATCTGCCTTCTGATGCGCCTCCGCGTGTTTTAGAAAAATGCCTCATGTTACCCGATTATCTTAAAATTAGATGTCCTGTTTCAATATTTAAATCTCTTTTAAATGAAAGGCCTGCTTTTGTGAACGTATGCGCTACATATGATATTATTCTAATGCAATGGACTCCATTTGCGGGCTCGTAA
- a CDS encoding IS5 family transposase (programmed frameshift): protein MGGKQLGFLDYELTTAKKQTKREKFLSEMEVVVPWQALIDLIEPHYPKTSKKGGRPPYPLATMLRIHLLQQWYSLSDPAMEEALIEVPTMRRFAGIELISDRIPDETTILTFRHLLEKHDLGQQIFETVKAHLSTRGMTMRQGTIVDATLIAAPSSTKNKEGKRDPEMHQTKKGNQWYFGMKVHIGVDKDSGLIHSVVATAANVHDLTPTAELLHGDEEVVYGDAGYQGITKRPEMAGHSAVFRVAMRPGKRRALPYTPEGRLEDLIEAAKAHVRAKVEHPFRVIKQQFGFQKTRLRGLAKNRCKINVMAALTNLFLARGHLLAAA from the exons ATGGGCGGCAAACAGCTCGGCTTCTTGGATTACGAGCTCACCACGGCCAAGAAGCAGACTAAACGGGAGAAGTTTCTCTCTGAGATGGAGGTCGTTGTGCCATGGCAGGCGCTGATCGACTTGATCGAGCCCCACTACCCAAAGACGAGCAAGAAAGGCGGTAGGCCTCCCTATCCGTTGGCCACCATGCTGCGGATCCACCTGTTGCAGCAGTGGTATTCCCTCAGCGATCCGGCCATGGAAGAGGCCCTGATCGAGGTGCCCACCATGCGCCGCTTTGCCGGCATCGAGTTGATCAGCGACCGGATCCCTGATGAGACGACGATCCTGACCTTCCGCCACCTGCTGGAGAAGCACGATCTGGGCCAGCAGATCTTTGAGACGGTCAAAGCCCATCTCAGCACAAGGGGCATGACGATGCGCCAAGGCACGATCGTCGATGCCACCTTGATCGCGGCACCCAGTTCCACCAAGAATAAAGAAGGGAAGCGCGATCCCGAGATGCACCAGACCAAGAAGGGAAACCAGTGGTATTTCGGGATGAAAGTCCATATCGGCGTCGACAAGGACTCCGGCCTGATCCATTCAGTCGTCGCCACAGCCGCCAACGTGCACGACCTCACCC CCACGGCTGAGCTGTTGCATGGCGATGAGGAGGTCGTCTACGGCGACGCCGGCTACCAGGGCATCACTAAACGACCTGAAATGGCGGGCCATTCAGCAGTGTTTCGGGTGGCGATGCGACCAGGCAAACGCCGAGCGCTACCTTACACTCCAGAAGGAAGGCTTGAGGATCTGATCGAGGCTGCAAAGGCACACGTCCGCGCCAAGGTTGAGCACCCATTCAGGGTGATCAAACAACAGTTCGGCTTTCAAAAGACCCGACTGCGTGGCCTGGCCAAGAATCGATGCAAGATTAATGTGATGGCCGCACTGACCAATCTGTTTCTCGCTCGTGGCCATCTACTGGCTGCAGCATGA
- the asnB gene encoding asparagine synthase (glutamine-hydrolyzing) produces MCGIAGFSLFESVEYPSSGWYNHYFARLSHRGPDGHGYYQDFASNIGLVHTRLSILDPSENGRQPMRSLDNDVVVTFNGEIYNFSALKKGLESQGFLFKGSSDTEVLLASYLACRNSFDGSFDTQAFSDFLNRLNGIFAFAIWDKRFDSLILARDAFGVKPLYFQESRDGFFFASEIKCLDTAYSDVDVVALERYLTFLWNPGPSTPVRQVAKLEPGNAMVISRGLIQEYFSWYRLSFFNPLLNSTSIPDKAEAIHGSRSFLRQAVHRQMVSDVPVGAFLSGGLDSSSVVAFAQEINSDLQCFTINVRSDSSEGFSDDLPYAQKVARHLGVPLNVVDVDAARMAHGLEDMVYQLDEPLADPASLNVLLISQLARDHGIKVLLSGAGGDDIFTGYRRHFALQSERYWRWLPRPLRIQLRNLSARLPVTYSSFRRLRKAFSGAHLNGDQRLVHYFRWIDRADLHDLFTPAFRHALGSTIAEDPMLAYLAELPSETDPLHRMLALEQRFFLSDHNLNYTDKMSMAAGVEVRVPFLDRDLVEFSSRISPHFKQRGGQSKWVLKKAMEPILPYDVIYRPKSGFGAPLRSWLRYELKDWLFDNLSTDRLRRRGLFDPQAVHGLISSNSEGDVDASYTLLSLACIEVWCRRFIDQPALNLSSHS; encoded by the coding sequence ATGTGCGGTATTGCTGGCTTTAGCCTTTTTGAATCTGTAGAGTATCCCTCTTCTGGTTGGTATAATCATTATTTTGCTCGACTGTCTCACCGAGGGCCAGATGGTCACGGTTATTATCAAGATTTTGCGTCCAATATTGGCCTAGTCCACACGCGTCTCTCTATTCTTGACCCTTCGGAAAATGGGCGCCAACCGATGCGCAGTCTAGATAATGACGTTGTTGTTACTTTCAATGGTGAGATTTATAATTTTTCTGCATTAAAGAAAGGCTTGGAAAGTCAGGGTTTCCTGTTCAAAGGATCATCTGATACCGAAGTTCTTCTTGCTTCTTATCTTGCTTGTCGTAATTCATTTGATGGTTCTTTTGATACACAGGCTTTCTCTGATTTCTTGAATCGCCTCAATGGTATTTTCGCTTTTGCGATTTGGGACAAGCGTTTTGATTCTCTTATATTAGCTCGCGACGCTTTTGGAGTCAAGCCTCTTTATTTTCAGGAATCGAGAGATGGTTTCTTTTTTGCTAGTGAGATCAAGTGTCTTGATACAGCGTATAGTGATGTTGATGTTGTTGCGCTTGAGCGTTATCTTACGTTTCTATGGAATCCAGGCCCAAGTACACCTGTTCGTCAGGTCGCTAAACTAGAGCCTGGCAACGCTATGGTCATTTCCCGGGGATTGATTCAAGAATACTTTTCTTGGTATCGGTTGTCATTTTTTAATCCCCTGCTGAATTCAACATCTATTCCTGATAAGGCCGAAGCTATTCACGGTTCTAGATCTTTCCTCCGTCAGGCCGTCCATCGCCAAATGGTCTCTGATGTGCCAGTGGGTGCCTTCCTTTCAGGTGGTCTCGATTCAAGCAGTGTCGTTGCTTTTGCGCAGGAAATTAATTCTGATCTTCAGTGTTTCACGATTAATGTACGAAGCGATTCGAGTGAAGGTTTTTCTGATGACCTTCCTTATGCACAAAAAGTTGCACGTCACCTCGGTGTACCTCTGAACGTCGTTGATGTTGACGCTGCGCGTATGGCACATGGTCTTGAGGATATGGTTTATCAACTCGATGAGCCACTTGCCGACCCTGCTTCTTTAAACGTCTTACTGATCAGTCAGCTTGCTCGTGATCATGGTATAAAAGTCCTCCTATCTGGTGCAGGAGGTGATGATATCTTTACTGGATATCGTCGACACTTCGCCTTGCAATCCGAACGTTATTGGCGTTGGTTGCCACGACCTCTACGGATTCAGTTGCGCAATCTTTCTGCCCGACTACCCGTAACCTATTCCTCGTTTAGACGTCTTCGAAAAGCCTTTTCGGGTGCTCATCTAAATGGTGATCAGCGTCTCGTTCATTATTTTCGCTGGATTGATCGAGCCGATCTTCATGACTTGTTCACCCCTGCTTTCCGCCACGCCTTGGGTTCGACAATTGCTGAAGATCCAATGTTGGCATACTTAGCAGAGCTTCCATCAGAAACAGATCCACTTCATCGTATGTTGGCTCTCGAGCAACGTTTTTTTCTCTCTGATCATAACCTTAATTATACCGACAAAATGTCCATGGCAGCTGGTGTCGAAGTGCGTGTTCCTTTCTTGGATCGTGATTTGGTCGAGTTTTCTTCCCGCATTTCACCTCATTTTAAGCAGCGCGGTGGCCAGAGCAAATGGGTCCTTAAGAAAGCGATGGAACCCATTTTGCCTTATGATGTGATTTATCGTCCCAAAAGCGGTTTTGGTGCACCTTTGCGCTCCTGGTTGCGTTATGAACTCAAGGATTGGTTGTTCGACAATTTATCAACGGATCGATTGCGCCGCCGTGGTTTGTTCGATCCTCAGGCTGTTCACGGTTTAATTTCTTCTAATAGTGAGGGTGATGTTGATGCGAGTTACACCCTCTTGTCTCTTGCCTGCATTGAAGTCTGGTGTCGCCGTTTTATCGACCAACCCGCTCTGAATCTCTCTTCACATTCTTAG
- a CDS encoding transposase family protein, giving the protein MRRGVRFPAWYLLLVAVFGILSGCQSLRDLQRFAIHHHAVLTEAPGVELRLPPSDSSFRYFFH; this is encoded by the coding sequence ATGCGGCGCGGGGTTCGGTTTCCAGCCTGGTATCTGCTGCTGGTGGCCGTTTTCGGAATCCTGAGTGGCTGCCAGAGCTTGCGGGATCTGCAGCGCTTTGCCATTCACCACCACGCCGTGCTCACCGAGGCGCCTGGCGTGGAGCTGCGGCTGCCGCCATCGGATTCCTCGTTTCGTTACTTCTTCCACTAG